CCGAATAAGGCCCTGATTATTTATGGTCCGCGTCGTGTTGGTAAAACCACCTTGCTAAATCAATATCTGAAGCAAAGCGGACTCAAATACAAGTTAGATTCCGGGGACAATATAAAAGTGGCGGAAACGCTTTCTTCCCGCAATTTTGATCTGCTAAAAGAGTATGCTTCCGGTTACGAATTAATCGCGATTGACGAAGCGCAAAAAATTCCCAATGTCGGAATGGGCTTGAAGATATTGGTCGATCAAATCCCCGGCATCAAAATTATTGCTACCGGCTCGTCTTCGTTTGAACTTTCCGGACAAGTTGGCGAACCGTTGACGGGTAGAAAAAACACATTGACGTTATTTCCAATTTCTCAAGTGGAGCTTGGAAAGCTTAACAATCATTTTGAATTAAAAGAAAAATTGGCCGAACGGCTGGTTTTTGGTTCTTATCCCGAAGTGATAACAGCAAATACGAAGGAGGAACGAACGGCAAAACTGGAAGAGTTGGCGCACTCATATTTATTAAAAGACATTTTGGAAATGGAAAAAATCAAAGGTTCCAAGGTACTTTTGGATCTGTTGCGGTTAATTGCGTTTCAGATCGGTAATGAGGTGTCTTTAGCGGAAATAGGTTCGCAAATCGGCATCGACAGTAAAACGGTTGCGCGTTATTTGGATCTGTTGGAAAAATCTTTTGTTTTGTACAACTTGCGCGGTTTTAGCAAAAATCTAAGGAAAGAAATCACAAAGAAAAGCAAATATTACTTTTATGACAACGGCATCCGAAACGCCATTATCTCCAATTTTAACGATCTTTCCTCTCGCGACGACGTTGGTGCGCTTTGGGAAAATTTTATGGTGATTGAGAGGATAAAAAGAAATGCTTACGGGAAAGTTTATGCCAATAATTATTTTTGGCGCACTTGGGAAGGACAAGAAGTTGATTTTGTCGAAGAACGCGACGGAAAACTTTTTGGTTATGAATTTAAATGGAGCGAAAAAAGCAAAAACAATAACGGAAAAAGCTGGCTTAATGCTTACAAAGAAGCGTCATTTGAAGTTGTGAACCCAAAAAATTATTTGGATTTCGTTTTGCTTTGATTAAATTATCGTGCTTTAATATAATTATTATGAACACCAACATCAAACAACAATTCACAACGGTTACAACCTTCTCAAAAATCGTGGCGGGGATATTATTTATCGCTATGCCATTTATTGGGTTTTATTTGGGGATGCAATACAGCAAGGGAATGAACTCAATTGCGGAAATACCAAAACCACAGCCGGCGGTGTGCACCCAAGAAGCAAAAATATGTTCGGATGGTTCAAGTGTCGGTCGAACGGGGCCAAATTGTGAATTTGCGGCGTGTCCTGCGGCGTCAGATCAAGTCGCGGGCTGGAAGACGTATAGCAACACTGCATATGGATTTGAGTTTAAATATCCAGAAAATTGGGTCTCCAGTATTAGTGATGACGGCATATTATTAACTTCTCCAGAACATATCGAACAAAATAAAGAATATAATAGACAATCGCCACCTTTGTTCGATTTTTCAGCTGGACATTTGTCTTCTATTGATTGGTTTCTTGAAAATGCTAAATGGTTAACTGGAAAAGACTTTACCAACTTGAAGAATTTTTTAAAGGATGCTTACGGTAACGTTGCAGAAATAAATATAGATGGGAAAAACGCTTATGCGACTATTGTTTCAACATCAAGAAATGATTATTATGTATATATCGAAACAGGTAAAAACACGTATATTCTTTTATCTATACCCGACATTAGGCAATCATCGACTTTTGAATTAGATCCTAAAGATCCTATAATTACGACTGAAGCAAAAAAAATAATGTCCACTTTTAAATTTACAAAGTAGTCAAAAATTGTGATAGGGAGGCAGTTTTGATTTCCCGTCTTTTTCCCGTAAACTTGGACTATGACTGAAACAAAACTAGATCTGCTTGCGATTGGTGACACGACCACGGATGTTTTTATGGGGCTCAAAGACGCTTCTGTGATAAAACAGCCGGAAAAGCGTGGAGATAAATTGTGCTTGCGATTTGGGGATAAGATTGCCGTTGAGAGTGTTCAGGAAATTGAGGGCGTGGGGAACGCGGCCAATGTTGCCGTTGGTGCTTCGCGGTTGGGTCTAAAAACCGGAATTTGGACGATTTTGGGAAACGATGATGATGGACAGCGGATTGTCTCAAATGTGTTTGAAAAGGAAGGTGTGCTTTCTGAAAACGTTATTTTTGATCAAAAAGAACGAACTAATTATTCATTAGTTCTAACTTATAACGCAGAACGGACAATCTTGAGTTATCACGCACCGCGTGTTTACGAATGGCCTCAAAATATGCCCGAAGCCAAATGGGTTTATTTCACAAGTTTGGGGCAGAACTGGGAAAAAATTATTCCTGACTTCCTTAATTACGTGCAACAGATTGGTTGTAAAGTGGCGTTTAATCCCGGTTCGATGCAGTTACGATCAAAACCGGAAGATTTGAAAAATGTTTTATCGGTTACGGATACGCTTTTTGTAAATCGTGAAGAAGCCGAAAAAATATGCGGTTGCAAAACGGATTCGATGAAAGAGTTATTGATTAAAACAAAAGAAACGGGGCCGAAAAACGTGGTAATAACTGATGGGGTAAATGGGGCGCATGCCTTATTGAACGAAGTTTATTGGACGATGCCGGTTTTGCCGACAACCGTTCTTGAGCGAACAGGTTGCGGTGATAGTTTTGCGACGGGGTTTTTGGCGGCACTAATCTTCGGAAAAAGCGACGATGAGGCGCTTTTGTGGGGAGCGGAAAATGCTTCTTCCGTAATTAGTTATGTTGGTTCGCGCGCGGGGTTGCTTAAGCGTGATGTGCTTTTGCAAAATCTTGAGAAGCAGACAATTAAGGCGCAAAAGATATGAGTATTTTTAGTGAATTGTTTGGTGGTCGTAGGGGCGGACGTCCTCGTCCGCCCGAGGGAGCACAGGGACGTGCTCCCCTACATACTGACGATATTGTTTTGCAAAAACGGGCGGATGTTTACGATATTATCGCCATCGGCGATTCTACAACTGACGTATTTTTGGAACTAGCTGATGCTGATGTTGTGTGCAACGAAAAGGAAAAGGATTGTCTGCTTTGTTTCGACTATGCAGGAAAAGTTCCAGTGAGTAAAGCAACGGAAATTGATGCAGTGGGGAATGCGGCGAATAACGCAATTGGGTCGGCCCGATTGGGACTCAAAGCCGGTATTTGGACGATGCTTGGTAAAGATACAAATGGCCGGCAGGCACTGGATGTTTTTCGTGCTGAAAAAGTAGAAACGGAATTAATCGAAGAAGATCAAAACAAAGGCACAAATTATTCGGTGGTATTAAATTTTCAGGCGGAGCGTTCAATTTTGGTTTATCACAATGATCGTGACTATAATTTCCCGGAGTTGCCAAAAGCTGATTGGGTTTATTTGACCAGCATGGGGCACGGGTGGGAAAAAATTACGGCGGACTTGCTTGATTACGTTGAAAAATCTGGTGCCAAACTGGCTTTTAATCCTGGTACGCACCAACTTAATTCGGGACTGGAAACAATGAAACCGCTACTCGCTAAATCGGAATTTTTTATTCTCAACGTAGAGGAGGCGCAGAAAATTTTGAACAGCAAGGATGATGTAAAAACACTGCTACAAAAGCTGGCGGCACTTGGACCCAAAAATGTTGTAGTGACGGACGGCCAAAATGGTGCCTACGCTTGGCAGAGTGGACAAATGTGGCAAGTGTCTATTTTCCCCGATCTTGGTCCTGTTGTAGAGCGTACCGGTTGTGGTGACAGTTATGCTACGGCGACGGTTGCCGCGCTTCATTATGGTGAGCCACTTCAAGAGGCATTAAGATGGGGCGCGGCCAATGCGCGTATGGTGGTGCAATATATTGGAGCGAGAGAAGGACTACAAACAAAAGCACAAATACAAAAGACTATTCAGGAATTTTCTGATATCCAACCTAAGTTGATTTAGGGAGTTCTAAATTTGAAATTTACAATTTGAAATTTGAAATCAATTTTTAATATCTAAATTTGAAATACAAACGCGTTTTTCAAATTAAACTATTACGATATTTCTTGTCGGCCATAGCTTTAGCGACGGCTGACAAATTGATTAAAAATTTCAAATTTCAAATTAAAAATTACGTCTGGTTCTTCGGCAACTTCGTCACCACAATATCCTGTAGAGTCTTTTCCAGGTCTGTTGGCACGACTGGCCCCAGCGCCACCAATACAAAGTGTCCCGCAAGAGTCCCGTTTAATTTACTGCGTAGAATTTCACGATCTTCTTTACTGATTCGTCCCGGGAAAATCAATGCTTCCATTGTTCCTTTTTGGCGTTCAAATACCAAAACAACTGGTGTGTTTTCTCCGGCGCGTTCGGTCATTTCTTGCAAAACTATTGGTAAGTCATCCGGTTTGGCGCCACTGTCTTCAAAGTCTTTTTGCAATATGACCGACCAAAGAATATTTTCTGACAATTCATGTAGGCGGGCGAGGCTACGTCCCATCAAACGAAGTTCCGGAAGTTTATGGGTCTTGAATAGATTACGGGTAACCGTTTGGCGATCAGCTTCTTGTTCTAGGAGTTCCGAGGCGATAGAAAATGTACGCGGTGCGGTATTGGGGGACTGGAAGGAGCGTGTTCCCGCCAGAATGCCGGCAAATAATACAGTAGCCACCTCCGGAGTGATAATGTTTACACCACCCAAAGTGTTAATCAATTCGTAGACTACTTCGGTAACCGTGCTCGCGGTGGCAGTGACTAAATTGACGGTCCCAAAAAAATCATTGGCCGTGCCATGGTCAATGTTAAGAATGGGTGTTTCGTAGAAATATGGGGCGTGTTCCGTGAATGGTTTTCCAAGTGCGCTTAATTCCGGTGTGCCAACCGTGATGATTAGTTTCCATGGGTATAAGCCACTCTGGGCCACGGGTGTTGGGTCGGAAAAAGTACGGCCACGTTCCGGGGTAATCACAAAACGCAGGGAATTTTCCACTTGTTTCCAGGTGATGTTGGCCGGGCGAATACCATTTAGCGGTAAATCAATTACCAGGTCGGTAGTTTTTTCGAGATAGTCTTGGACTTGAGAGGTGCCGGGTAAAAATTGCAATGATTGCGGAACATGGGAAGCGGAAATCATTTTTACTTGTTTACCCATTTTTTCCAGCGCCATTGAAAGGCCAACCATCGCGCAAAATGTGTCGGCAGTATTTTTTTCGGGTACCAAGATTAAGATTTCCCGCTCTTTGGCGAGCAGTTCGGTAGCTTGGTCAAGTGCGGTAAGTTCCATACCCAGTATATCAACTCGCCATAATAAGCGATTTCAATCGCTTATTACTGGAGGATTTTATTAAATAAGGTTGAGTCATAATTTCTCTTAGCTGGTGAATAAATTGTAGGTGGTTGGTGAATGGCGGGTTGTATTACTGGGTATAGGACACTCCAATATAACTTGCGGATTTGATTTATGCAAGGGAGCTTTCATTGGGGTGTGGGGAGTAGGGGAGGGTAGTTTTCTTTTTACCTTTTCAATTATTATAGTATACTATATAGTATTAATGAGTCGTTGTTTTTTGAGCCACAGTACAAAGGAGAGTTTTTATGGCCGTTCATGAAAATCTTACGGAAGAGTTGCAAGCTATCGATGCCGAACTGACCATATTGGAAGAAGTTGTTGGTATTGATAATCAGGAGGAAGCGATTGCCGAAGCTGTGCGGCGACTCAGGACTGATTCCGAGCATTTCACCCTTGTGAATGAGTTGCGCATCTTGCTGGGCGCTGTTTCCGATGCTGATGCGTTGCGACAGGCAATAAATCACGCCAAGGACTTAAACACTCGCGCCAGCGTCAAGGCAAGTGTGTACCAAGAAGCACAAAGGGGTTCTGTCGGTTATTAGTCTTGGTGGACCAGCCCCCCCCCCTCGGATTTTCCGAGGGATTTTTTATTTTCTTTAATGTAAATTTGTGAGTGCAAACTCACAAATAAATCATAATGATAATAACCCCTCGAAGCTCCGCGCAACGCGCGGAGCGAAGTGGGGTGGCTTTTTACCCAGTACCCTGACCCCTGTTTCCCTGCCTGCCCCGCGTAGCTCCGCAGAGCGAAGTGGGGTACCCTTAAGAAATGGAAATATTACATTCAATAGTTTTGGGAATCGTTCAGGGGTTAACAGAGTTTTTACCAATCAGCAGTGATGGTCACTTGGTTTTGGTGCGACATTTATTACACTGGAATGACGAAGGAGTTCTCTTTGATGCGACACTACATTTGGGAACATTTTTTGCGGTGCTATATTTTTATCGCGCCACTTGGTGGCGGTTGGTGAAAACTATTTTTCGGCGTGGCACAAGAAACGATGAAATTTTGTTGGGTCTTTTGATTCTGGCGACGATTCCAGGTGCGTTGCTTGGTTTTTTCGCGAAAGATTTATTGGAAGTATATTTTCGCGGTTTAGTAATCACGGGTTTTGGTTTTCTGTTTACCGCTGTGATGCTTTATTTTGCGGACAAAAATCTGGCAAATAAACGCAAGGTGCGAAGTGGGCGTTTAACAGTTCCGCAAACAATTGGCGTTGGGTTACTGCAGGCGGTTGCTTTGCTACCCGGTGTTTCGCGTTCCGGCTCAACAATCGCGGGTGGTGTGTTTAGTAATTTGAGTCGGGAAAAAGCGGTCGAGTTTTCTTTTTTAATGGCAATGCCGATTACCGGTGGCGCGGGTTTTCTCGCGTTGCTAAAAGATTTTGGCGGTGGCGGAGGCGCATTTTGGCCACTTTTCGTAGGTTTTGTAGTTTCGTTCTTGGTTGGACTCTGGGCAATTAAATTCTTGATTCGGTATGTGGCGACGAAAGATTCTTTCAAACCATTTATCGTTTATCTAATGGTAGTGGCGGCGTTGTCTTTCGTGGTGGCGATATTTTGACCAGGGTCCGACCTTGGACAGGCCTGTCCAAGGTCGGACCCTGATTGGTTGTTCGATTATTATTTTGTTAGTAGAATTTTATGAAAGATATTACTCATTCCGCTCAAGAAACCGTTGCCTTCGGCAAAAAAATCGCCACACAATTAAAACCCGGTGATCTGTTTTTGTTAAAAGGGGATTTGGGTGCGGGCAAGACAACTTTTGTACAAGGTATCGCCGAAGGATTAAATGCCACAAAAAGTCCCAACTCGCCATCATTCACGATTCTGCAGGAATACAATTTTCCCGGTGGAATTTTTCGCCATCTGGATTTATATCGTTTGGACAATCCTGAAATTGATGTGGACACACTGGGT
The sequence above is drawn from the bacterium genome and encodes:
- the tsaE gene encoding tRNA (adenosine(37)-N6)-threonylcarbamoyltransferase complex ATPase subunit type 1 TsaE, encoding MKDITHSAQETVAFGKKIATQLKPGDLFLLKGDLGAGKTTFVQGIAEGLNATKSPNSPSFTILQEYNFPGGIFRHLDLYRLDNPEIDVDTLGLPELLTDEQAITVVEWPERLKQMWKRKGRTIEVNFSYGKKEGEREVSVEL
- a CDS encoding carbohydrate kinase family protein, whose amino-acid sequence is MTETKLDLLAIGDTTTDVFMGLKDASVIKQPEKRGDKLCLRFGDKIAVESVQEIEGVGNAANVAVGASRLGLKTGIWTILGNDDDGQRIVSNVFEKEGVLSENVIFDQKERTNYSLVLTYNAERTILSYHAPRVYEWPQNMPEAKWVYFTSLGQNWEKIIPDFLNYVQQIGCKVAFNPGSMQLRSKPEDLKNVLSVTDTLFVNREEAEKICGCKTDSMKELLIKTKETGPKNVVITDGVNGAHALLNEVYWTMPVLPTTVLERTGCGDSFATGFLAALIFGKSDDEALLWGAENASSVISYVGSRAGLLKRDVLLQNLEKQTIKAQKI
- a CDS encoding undecaprenyl-diphosphate phosphatase; the protein is MEILHSIVLGIVQGLTEFLPISSDGHLVLVRHLLHWNDEGVLFDATLHLGTFFAVLYFYRATWWRLVKTIFRRGTRNDEILLGLLILATIPGALLGFFAKDLLEVYFRGLVITGFGFLFTAVMLYFADKNLANKRKVRSGRLTVPQTIGVGLLQAVALLPGVSRSGSTIAGGVFSNLSREKAVEFSFLMAMPITGGAGFLALLKDFGGGGGAFWPLFVGFVVSFLVGLWAIKFLIRYVATKDSFKPFIVYLMVVAALSFVVAIF
- a CDS encoding carbohydrate kinase family protein, which gives rise to MSIFSELFGGRRGGRPRPPEGAQGRAPLHTDDIVLQKRADVYDIIAIGDSTTDVFLELADADVVCNEKEKDCLLCFDYAGKVPVSKATEIDAVGNAANNAIGSARLGLKAGIWTMLGKDTNGRQALDVFRAEKVETELIEEDQNKGTNYSVVLNFQAERSILVYHNDRDYNFPELPKADWVYLTSMGHGWEKITADLLDYVEKSGAKLAFNPGTHQLNSGLETMKPLLAKSEFFILNVEEAQKILNSKDDVKTLLQKLAALGPKNVVVTDGQNGAYAWQSGQMWQVSIFPDLGPVVERTGCGDSYATATVAALHYGEPLQEALRWGAANARMVVQYIGAREGLQTKAQIQKTIQEFSDIQPKLI
- a CDS encoding ATP-binding protein, which translates into the protein MVNIPRFYQDLGKYIAPNKALIIYGPRRVGKTTLLNQYLKQSGLKYKLDSGDNIKVAETLSSRNFDLLKEYASGYELIAIDEAQKIPNVGMGLKILVDQIPGIKIIATGSSSFELSGQVGEPLTGRKNTLTLFPISQVELGKLNNHFELKEKLAERLVFGSYPEVITANTKEERTAKLEELAHSYLLKDILEMEKIKGSKVLLDLLRLIAFQIGNEVSLAEIGSQIGIDSKTVARYLDLLEKSFVLYNLRGFSKNLRKEITKKSKYYFYDNGIRNAIISNFNDLSSRDDVGALWENFMVIERIKRNAYGKVYANNYFWRTWEGQEVDFVEERDGKLFGYEFKWSEKSKNNNGKSWLNAYKEASFEVVNPKNYLDFVLL